Genomic DNA from Desulfuromonas versatilis:
GGCATAGAACTTCAGCATCTCCCCGAGGGTATCACCCATCAGCACTTCACCGGGGACCAGCTCGCGCCCCAGGGCCTGGCTGCCGCTGCGCGCATGGCTGGTAAGCCCCTTCCCTGCGAGCATCTCGGCCACCGCCCGGCAACGCTCGGGATGGCGCGGCACCAGGATCAGGAGCAGATTCAGCCCCTCGTCCAGCAGTCGCCGGTAGACCTCGGCGATGATCTCCTCCTCACCGGAATGGGTGCTGCCCGCCACCCAGACCAGCGTCCCGGCAGCGAGTTTAAATTCCTCTTTCAGCCGCTGCACCTCAGCCGCATCGGGGGCGCTCCCTTTCATGTCGAACTTGAGGTTGCGGGTCACCCTGATTTTGTCTTCCGGAGCCCCCATCCGGGCAATCCGCTCCGCATCGAGGGCGGTCTGCATGCAGAAGGCCGTGAACATTTCCAGGATCGGGCGGACCACACCCCGGGCCAGTCGGTAGCGGGGAAAAGAGCGATCGGAGATCCGGCCGTTGACCAGCACCACGGGAATTCGCTGCTGCCGTGCGACGCGGACGAAGTTCGGCCAGATCTCGGTTTCGACAATCACGATAAAGGCCGGCCGCACCTGCCGAAACACTCTGCGCACGACCCAGGAGAGATCGAAGGGGAAGAACAGGCACAGATCGATCTCCCTGATCCCCTCGGCGATGGCGTGCCCGGTCTCGGTCACGTTGGACAGCACCAGCGCCGCTTCAGGATAGGCCTGGCGCAGACCCTTGAGCAGGGGGATGGCGGCGCGGGTTTCGCCCACCGATACGGCGTGCACCCATATTACCCGCTTCCCGCGAATCCCCGCAAGCCGCTCCGGCCCATAAAACCCCAGCCGTTCGCGAATGCCCCGGCGGACCTTGCCATGGCGCACGCCCCGCAGCAGATAATAGGGGACCAGCACCAGGGCCGACAGGCTGAGGATCAGATCATAAAGCAGATACACCGTGTTTCTCCAGCTGTGCGCAGGCGCGGCGAACGTTCATCTCCATGGCCTTTTCAAGCCGCTCCCGGAAATCCCCGACGTCCTCGCCCGGTTCGAACACCAGCGGCTCGCCAAAGGCATAAACGCCCCTTGAGAAAGGGTACGGCAGCAGGAACCGGTCCCAGGACCCGAAGCGGTGCCCGCGGCTGCAGACGAAGGCCATGGGGATGACCGGACGGCCGCTCAGCCGGGCAAGCTGCACCACCCCGTCCTTGACCTGGTGGCGGGGGCCCTTGGGGCCATCCGGAGTAAGCACCAGGTCGAAAGGCTGCCGGCCCAGCTCGACCAGTTCGCGGAATGCCTTGCGCCCGCCCCTGGAAGAGGAGCCGCGCACCGCGTCCTGGCCGAAGCAGCGCATGGTCCGGGCGATCAGTTCGCCGTCTTTGGAGGCGCTGATCAAAATCCTCGCGCCCGGGCCCCGGTAGCCCTTGACCATCAGCAGCAGCTGATCATGCCAGAAGGCGAGGATCACCGCCTGCCCGGCATCCCATAAGCGCCGCGGATGTTCTTCGCCGATGGTCTCGATGCGCATGCTGCGATGCAGCCAACGAATGATCCTGGCGGCCAGCGGCGGCGCCAGACTGAGAAGCAGCCGGTCTCCGAGATGCGCGGCCATGGCTCAGCCCTCGAACTGCATATCGTAGAGCTTGCGGTAGAGGCCCCCGGCCTCGAGCAGCTCACGGTGGGTGCCGATTTCGCGGATGGCCCCCTGCTCCATAACCACGATTTTGTCGGCGTGCATGATGGTCGAAAGCCGATGGGCGATGACGAAGGTGGTGCGGTTCTTCATCAGGTTGGCCAAGGCTTTCTGCACCATGGTTTCGCTTTCGGTGTCCAGGGCGCTGGTGGCTTCGTCCAGAATCAGCACCGGGGCGTCGCGCAGGATCGCCCTGGCAATGCACAATCTCTGGCGCTGACCGCCGGACAGGCGCAGCCCGCGGTCGCCGATGCTGGTGCGGAACCCTTCGGGA
This window encodes:
- a CDS encoding 3-deoxy-D-manno-octulosonic acid transferase, which codes for MYLLYDLILSLSALVLVPYYLLRGVRHGKVRRGIRERLGFYGPERLAGIRGKRVIWVHAVSVGETRAAIPLLKGLRQAYPEAALVLSNVTETGHAIAEGIREIDLCLFFPFDLSWVVRRVFRQVRPAFIVIVETEIWPNFVRVARQQRIPVVLVNGRISDRSFPRYRLARGVVRPILEMFTAFCMQTALDAERIARMGAPEDKIRVTRNLKFDMKGSAPDAAEVQRLKEEFKLAAGTLVWVAGSTHSGEEEIIAEVYRRLLDEGLNLLLILVPRHPERCRAVAEMLAGKGLTSHARSGSQALGRELVPGEVLMGDTLGEMLKFYAVADLVFVGGSLIDVGGHNVLEASLLKKPVVFGPYMHNFKEISRLLLESGGGMAVAGGGELADAVRRLLVNAEARERMGERGNALLSENAGATAETLKVIDSLLGP
- a CDS encoding lysophospholipid acyltransferase family protein; this translates as MAAHLGDRLLLSLAPPLAARIIRWLHRSMRIETIGEEHPRRLWDAGQAVILAFWHDQLLLMVKGYRGPGARILISASKDGELIARTMRCFGQDAVRGSSSRGGRKAFRELVELGRQPFDLVLTPDGPKGPRHQVKDGVVQLARLSGRPVIPMAFVCSRGHRFGSWDRFLLPYPFSRGVYAFGEPLVFEPGEDVGDFRERLEKAMEMNVRRACAQLEKHGVSAL